One Peptostreptococcus equinus genomic window carries:
- the cls gene encoding cardiolipin synthase: protein MENRDPSKTLLWVMMFFLLPGLGIFLYLLSGRNIRKHKLFKASRKNKKLNDRHLFLNLEVSKNIVMRQRARLIDGKLLGDRFTPERQRVIKLLLNMGKFPYTTNNSVQMYKNGREKFYYLLRDMEKAREHIHLEYFIIKDSNIGQKIKNMLIKKAKEGVEVRVLYDDFACWRFKIYRKYLSELKEAGVHVAAFLPTKLPTLGGQMNYRNHRKIVVIDGVVGYTGGINIGDEYLGENKKFGYWRDTHMRIEGVATHMLQMIFLIDWYLTTGEIKSDMKYTPRISETKGNVALQVVGSGPDSKWEEIHYAFFSAISMAKKRVYIQTPYFIPDESLLKAIETASLSGVDVRIIFPKVIDHYIVNIASYSYFEDILRAGGRVYLYKKGFIHSKVVIVDDELASVGSSNMDLRSFMLNFEVNTFIFDKEVIDDLTDQFYEDQDDSEELIMENFRTRHVLVRLTESISRLFSPLL from the coding sequence TTGGAAAATAGGGATCCATCCAAGACCTTGCTATGGGTTATGATGTTTTTCTTGTTACCTGGTTTAGGTATATTTTTATACCTATTATCTGGCAGGAATATTAGAAAGCATAAACTATTCAAGGCTTCTAGAAAGAATAAAAAATTAAATGATAGACATCTATTCCTAAACTTGGAAGTTTCAAAGAATATAGTTATGAGACAAAGAGCTAGGCTTATAGATGGAAAACTCTTAGGAGATAGATTTACACCAGAAAGACAAAGGGTAATAAAACTATTGTTAAATATGGGTAAGTTTCCTTATACTACTAATAATAGTGTACAAATGTATAAAAACGGAAGGGAAAAATTCTACTATTTACTAAGAGATATGGAAAAAGCTAGAGAGCATATACATCTTGAATATTTTATAATCAAGGATTCTAATATAGGTCAAAAGATTAAAAATATGCTAATCAAAAAAGCAAAAGAAGGTGTAGAAGTAAGAGTATTATACGATGATTTTGCTTGTTGGAGATTTAAAATTTATAGAAAATACCTAAGTGAATTAAAAGAAGCTGGTGTTCATGTAGCTGCCTTTTTACCAACCAAGCTTCCAACTTTAGGTGGACAGATGAATTATAGAAATCATAGAAAAATTGTGGTAATCGATGGCGTAGTGGGTTATACAGGTGGAATAAATATAGGTGATGAATATCTAGGAGAAAATAAAAAGTTTGGATACTGGCGAGATACACATATGAGAATTGAAGGTGTAGCAACACATATGCTACAGATGATATTTTTAATAGACTGGTATTTGACAACTGGTGAGATAAAATCAGATATGAAATATACACCTAGAATTTCTGAAACCAAGGGAAATGTTGCTCTGCAAGTGGTGGGTTCAGGACCAGATAGCAAGTGGGAAGAAATACACTATGCATTTTTTTCAGCTATTTCAATGGCAAAGAAGAGAGTTTATATACAGACTCCGTATTTTATACCAGATGAAAGTCTTTTAAAGGCAATTGAGACAGCCTCGTTAAGTGGTGTCGATGTAAGAATAATTTTTCCAAAAGTCATAGACCACTATATAGTAAATATAGCTTCTTATTCATACTTTGAAGATATATTGAGAGCAGGTGGTAGAGTATACCTTTATAAAAAAGGATTCATACATTCAAAGGTTGTTATAGTAGATGATGAACTGGCATCTGTAGGCTCGTCAAATATGGATCTTAGAAGTTTTATGCTTAATTTCGAGGTAAATACATTTATATTTGACAAAGAAGTAATTGATGATTTGACTGATCAATTCTATGAGGACCAAGATGATTCAGAAGAGTTGATTATGGAAAATTTTAGAACTAGGCATGTATTAGTTCGTTTAACAGAATCTATTTCAAGGCTTTTTTCACCGCTTTTATAA
- a CDS encoding DUF2634 domain-containing protein, producing MEEEQFFPFIGVEDDYIYQSNKDLPLFEEFAYDFEINDFIFDEKGEIKILQGVEALKIWIKKALLTDRFVHEIYSWDYGTELITLVGQKFSQGLTESEAFRYITEALLINPYIENVTNNGVKFDGDNLTINIIVETIYGEVNISV from the coding sequence ATGGAAGAAGAACAATTTTTCCCGTTTATTGGGGTTGAAGATGATTATATTTATCAATCTAATAAGGATTTACCACTATTTGAAGAGTTTGCTTATGATTTTGAAATAAATGATTTTATATTTGATGAAAAAGGCGAGATAAAAATTCTACAAGGTGTTGAAGCTTTAAAAATATGGATTAAAAAAGCACTACTAACAGATAGATTTGTTCATGAAATATATTCATGGGATTATGGGACTGAATTAATAACCTTAGTTGGGCAAAAATTTAGCCAAGGGCTTACTGAATCAGAAGCTTTTAGATACATAACAGAAGCATTATTAATCAATCCATATATTGAAAATGTAACAAACAACGGTGTAAAGTTTGATGGTGATAATCTCACAATTAATATAATTGTTGAAACCATATATGGGGAGGTGAATATAAGTGTATGA
- a CDS encoding co-chaperone GroES — MKIKPLGDRIVLKKVEAEEKTSSGIILTGAAKEVPQFAEVVAVGSGIVNGNTIDMEVEIGDKVIYNKYAGTDVKIENEEYIVIKQEDIVGVLV, encoded by the coding sequence ATGAAAATAAAGCCATTAGGTGATAGAATTGTATTGAAAAAAGTTGAAGCAGAGGAAAAAACTTCAAGTGGAATAATATTAACAGGTGCAGCAAAAGAAGTTCCTCAGTTTGCTGAAGTAGTAGCAGTTGGTTCAGGTATAGTAAACGGCAATACTATAGATATGGAAGTTGAGATAGGTGATAAGGTAATATACAATAAATATGCAGGCACAGATGTAAAGATAGAAAACGAAGAATATATAGTAATCAAACAAGAAGACATTGTAGGTGTATTAGTATAA
- a CDS encoding DNA-3-methyladenine glycosylase family protein has protein sequence MREYNFEIEEIENGLRLKNLKDFQPSHIFDCGQCFRWIKDGDESYTGVAMGKILNVRRDGEDIIFDNTNMYDFENIWYDYFDLGRDYSSIKNQLALHDENLAKAVEFGWGIRILQQDGWEMLISFIISSNNRIPMIQRAINNISERYGKDLGEYNGNHYFSFPTPQELSEASIEDLRDCKTGFRDKYIYYTTKAVIEDEIDLASFVAMEADICHKELLKFKGVGAKVADCIGLFGMRKYGSFPVDVWVKRVLQEFYQAEDMSLPKMRKYGMDLFGKDAGFAQQYLFYYVRELEIGK, from the coding sequence ATGAGAGAATATAATTTTGAAATTGAAGAAATTGAAAATGGACTCAGGTTAAAGAATCTAAAGGATTTTCAACCTAGCCATATATTTGATTGTGGTCAGTGTTTTAGATGGATAAAAGATGGAGATGAGTCTTACACTGGTGTTGCAATGGGAAAAATATTAAATGTCAGAAGAGATGGCGAGGATATAATATTTGATAATACTAATATGTATGACTTTGAAAATATTTGGTACGACTATTTTGATTTAGGAAGAGACTATAGCTCAATCAAAAATCAGTTGGCACTTCATGATGAAAATTTAGCTAAGGCAGTTGAATTTGGTTGGGGTATTAGAATACTTCAGCAAGATGGTTGGGAAATGTTAATATCATTTATAATATCATCAAATAATAGGATACCTATGATTCAAAGAGCTATCAATAATATATCTGAGAGATATGGTAAGGATTTGGGTGAATATAATGGCAATCATTATTTTTCATTTCCTACGCCACAAGAACTATCTGAGGCTAGTATAGAAGATTTGAGAGACTGTAAGACAGGATTTAGAGATAAATATATATACTATACTACAAAGGCTGTAATAGAAGATGAAATAGATCTAGCCAGCTTTGTAGCTATGGAAGCGGATATATGCCACAAAGAATTATTAAAATTCAAGGGTGTTGGTGCAAAGGTTGCTGATTGTATAGGTCTATTTGGTATGAGAAAGTATGGTTCTTTTCCAGTTGATGTATGGGTAAAAAGAGTCCTACAAGAATTTTATCAGGCTGAGGACATGTCCTTACCAAAGATGAGAAAATATGGTATGGATTTATTTGGAAAAGATGCAGGATTTGCCCAGCAATATTTATTTTATTATGTAAGAGAGTTGGAGATTGGGAAATAG
- the groL gene encoding chaperonin GroEL (60 kDa chaperone family; promotes refolding of misfolded polypeptides especially under stressful conditions; forms two stacked rings of heptamers to form a barrel-shaped 14mer; ends can be capped by GroES; misfolded proteins enter the barrel where they are refolded when GroES binds) yields MAKEIKFSKDARSALENGVNKLADTVKVTLGPKGRNVILDKKFGAPLITNDGVTIAKEIELEDKYENMGAQLVKEVATKTNDVAGDGTTTATVLAQAIIREGLKNVTAGANPIILRRGIQKAVDITIEEIKKNSKEINTEEKIAQVGAISAGDEEVGRLIAEAMNIVGKDGVITIEESKSMATELDAVEGMQFDRGFVSAYMVSDVEKMEAVLENPYILITDKKISNIQDILPLLEELVKTGGKLLIISEDLEGEALSTLVVNKLRGTFDVVAVKAPAFGDRRKEMLQDLAFLTGGRFVSTELGFELKEVELSMLGRAQTVKINKESTTIIGGAGNKADIEGRVNQIKRQIMETTSEFDKEKLSERLAKLSGGVAVVKVGAATEVEMKERKLRIEDALNATKAAVQEGIVAGGGTAFVSAIPAVDALVDTLDGEEKLGAQIIRRALEEPLRQIAHNAGLEGSVIIQNVISSDFQTGFDALNEKYVDMIDAGIVDPTKVSRTALQNAASIAGVFLTTEAAIADMDTTELPGMGGGMPPMM; encoded by the coding sequence ATGGCAAAAGAAATTAAATTTTCAAAAGATGCGAGAAGTGCTTTAGAAAATGGAGTAAATAAACTTGCAGATACAGTAAAGGTTACATTAGGACCAAAGGGAAGAAATGTAATTTTAGATAAAAAATTTGGAGCACCACTTATTACAAATGATGGTGTAACAATAGCAAAAGAAATAGAATTAGAGGACAAGTATGAAAACATGGGAGCTCAGCTAGTAAAAGAAGTTGCTACAAAGACTAATGATGTAGCAGGTGACGGTACTACTACAGCTACAGTACTTGCACAGGCAATAATTAGAGAAGGTCTAAAAAACGTAACAGCAGGAGCAAATCCAATAATACTTAGAAGGGGTATACAAAAAGCTGTAGATATTACAATAGAAGAAATAAAGAAAAACTCAAAGGAAATAAATACTGAAGAAAAAATAGCTCAGGTTGGTGCAATATCAGCAGGTGATGAAGAAGTAGGTAGATTAATAGCAGAAGCTATGAATATAGTAGGTAAAGATGGAGTAATCACTATAGAAGAGTCAAAATCAATGGCCACAGAATTAGATGCTGTAGAAGGTATGCAGTTTGATAGAGGATTTGTATCAGCTTATATGGTAAGTGATGTTGAAAAAATGGAAGCTGTATTAGAGAATCCATATATATTAATTACAGACAAGAAAATAAGCAATATACAAGACATATTACCATTATTAGAAGAACTAGTAAAGACAGGTGGAAAACTACTTATAATATCTGAAGATTTAGAAGGTGAAGCCCTATCGACTCTAGTAGTAAATAAATTGAGAGGAACATTTGATGTAGTAGCTGTAAAGGCACCAGCTTTTGGAGACAGAAGAAAAGAAATGTTACAGGACTTGGCATTCTTAACTGGTGGTAGATTTGTATCTACTGAATTAGGTTTTGAATTAAAAGAAGTAGAATTATCTATGTTGGGTAGAGCACAGACTGTAAAAATCAATAAAGAATCTACTACAATTATAGGTGGAGCAGGTAATAAAGCAGATATAGAAGGAAGAGTAAACCAAATCAAGCGTCAAATAATGGAAACAACTTCAGAATTTGACAAAGAGAAACTATCAGAAAGACTGGCTAAACTATCAGGTGGAGTAGCAGTAGTAAAGGTAGGAGCTGCTACAGAAGTTGAAATGAAAGAAAGAAAACTTAGAATAGAAGATGCGCTAAATGCTACAAAGGCAGCCGTACAAGAAGGTATAGTAGCAGGTGGTGGTACAGCATTTGTAAGTGCAATACCAGCAGTAGATGCCTTGGTAGATACTTTAGATGGTGAAGAGAAATTAGGAGCACAGATAATAAGAAGAGCTCTTGAAGAACCACTAAGACAAATAGCTCATAACGCCGGATTAGAAGGATCTGTAATAATTCAAAATGTAATAAGTTCAGATTTTCAAACAGGATTCGATGCACTAAATGAAAAATATGTAGATATGATAGATGCAGGTATAGTAGATCCTACAAAAGTAAGTAGAACAGCGCTACAAAATGCAGCATCAATAGCAGGAGTATTTTTAACAACAGAGGCTGCAATAGCAGATATGGATACTACAGAGTTGCCGGGAATGGGTGGCGGAATGCCTCCAATGATGTAA
- a CDS encoding baseplate J/gp47 family protein, which translates to MYEDKTLESLKQEILNKIDLPLAKNEGSFLNELASGFALGNANIYVVLDEIYNRAFLQNAYDDILDARLQEFGYKRKAGTKTVAYITVYGIEGTTVPHETVFSYQDKNYVILESAEPYVITSGAVNILVMAEKEGKDYNLTSSIELSCDLNNVDKVTNMVIKTIGTDPETDDEFRDRFYFMQAHKGTSGNIDDYVNWALEVQGVKTAKCIPLWNGNGTVKVVVMGENGRNVSEDIVTAVKEHIEMLRPIGASVTVATPSVLSINVSATVEVQTGFTIDGIKEAFKIVLGDYLNSDVKEITYTKVGAILSSIEGVVDYSNLLVNTTNKNVKIADDQIGAVGTVLFNVGVIE; encoded by the coding sequence GTGTATGAAGATAAAACATTAGAAAGTTTAAAACAAGAAATATTGAATAAAATAGACCTCCCTCTTGCTAAGAATGAAGGGAGTTTTTTAAACGAATTAGCTAGTGGATTTGCTCTTGGTAACGCAAATATATATGTAGTCTTAGACGAGATATACAACAGAGCTTTTCTACAAAATGCTTATGATGATATATTAGACGCTAGGCTTCAAGAATTTGGATACAAAAGAAAAGCTGGAACTAAAACAGTAGCATATATAACTGTATATGGTATAGAAGGAACTACAGTTCCTCATGAAACAGTTTTTTCATACCAAGATAAAAATTATGTAATTCTTGAATCGGCAGAACCTTATGTAATTACAAGTGGTGCTGTGAATATACTTGTAATGGCTGAAAAAGAAGGAAAAGACTACAATTTAACAAGTAGCATAGAGCTTAGTTGTGACTTGAACAATGTTGATAAAGTAACAAACATGGTTATAAAGACCATTGGTACAGACCCCGAAACTGATGATGAATTTAGGGATAGATTCTACTTCATGCAAGCTCATAAAGGTACATCAGGTAATATAGATGACTATGTTAACTGGGCATTAGAAGTGCAAGGAGTTAAGACAGCAAAATGTATTCCACTTTGGAATGGCAATGGAACTGTGAAAGTTGTTGTTATGGGGGAAAATGGAAGGAATGTATCAGAAGATATAGTGACAGCTGTTAAAGAGCATATAGAAATGCTTAGACCAATAGGGGCAAGCGTAACAGTTGCAACACCAAGCGTTCTATCAATTAATGTAAGTGCTACTGTAGAAGTTCAAACAGGATTTACAATTGATGGAATAAAAGAAGCTTTTAAGATTGTTTTAGGCGATTATCTGAATAGTGATGTTAAAGAAATTACTTACACTAAAGTAGGTGCGATATTATCAAGTATAGAGGGAGTAGTAGACTATAGCAATCTACTAGTCAACACAACAAATAAAAATGTAAAAATTGCAGACGACCAAATAGGAGCTGTAGGAACAGTACTTTTTAATGTAGGGGTGATTGAATGA
- a CDS encoding XkdQ/YqbQ family protein, whose protein sequence is MKEPINLVNPDMYHSGDIEIIAHIRGKNEFYKLSPALSHITWSGDIKSPSRTLEFEFLKGVADERVREIGLVVGSTVCMYEDDKELFRGTVTDISRDTNNNELKVTAHDIGYILGKDDVSFNFVNTTACDIAKAVLKGSKGQMQLTYGKLAVAGTKITKMFVGVSRYDAIMSAYTAHSKADKSHKKYMIEVDLDKINVIEKGIVKLKIMFEEMVNIESANYKESIENMVNSVLVVDEKGNIIKQKTSKDFGKVFKTVTKVIEQRKDKTVTDDEINKEFKSVERTCNLSGYGNTSCKAGYKVQVKDNHTGLVGEFYIDKDKHTWSGGVYNIDLDLNFDNIMDEKDAGKDEQKETSTSNSVSTMGTDWGHGVTADMINKVLKGKLAGRGAEYIKWGNAYKVNPLLIALIQRKETGTNFNSRLARECNNFGGITADPLYKKKSGRFVIYPSIEVGVERHFRLVSVKYLHDWGKRSIDAIMAVYAPVSDGNNTSGYIAEMKSWYQQFSGRVWNNSLLGTGVANEQEAHNNITVYSSTNSGNGSLSWNGIQFENPRQMRIVQFAYSMIGKGRYTWGGHGSPYRSDCSGFVHFCYASAGINIGWTTADQRYNGRQIPLNQIKPGDFVVMSSAASGSGRHVVLYVGNGQIIHNGGPSGAPITKRSLYTTGWYTVRRCW, encoded by the coding sequence ATGAAAGAACCTATTAATCTAGTGAATCCTGATATGTATCATTCAGGAGATATAGAAATAATAGCACATATACGTGGGAAAAATGAATTTTATAAGTTATCACCTGCATTATCTCACATAACTTGGAGTGGGGATATTAAGTCCCCTTCAAGAACTCTTGAGTTTGAATTCCTAAAAGGTGTTGCAGATGAAAGAGTAAGAGAAATAGGGTTAGTTGTTGGCTCAACTGTTTGTATGTATGAGGATGACAAAGAGTTGTTCAGAGGTACAGTAACTGATATATCAAGAGATACGAATAACAATGAATTGAAAGTTACAGCACACGATATAGGTTATATACTTGGTAAAGATGATGTTAGCTTCAACTTTGTGAATACTACAGCTTGTGATATAGCAAAAGCCGTGCTAAAAGGCTCGAAAGGTCAAATGCAACTTACATATGGAAAGCTTGCAGTAGCTGGCACTAAAATCACTAAGATGTTTGTAGGTGTGTCAAGGTATGACGCTATTATGAGTGCTTATACAGCACATTCTAAAGCGGATAAATCACACAAAAAATACATGATAGAAGTCGATTTAGATAAAATCAATGTGATTGAAAAAGGTATCGTAAAGCTTAAAATAATGTTCGAAGAAATGGTTAACATTGAAAGTGCGAACTATAAAGAATCTATAGAAAATATGGTTAATAGCGTATTGGTTGTAGACGAAAAAGGCAATATTATTAAGCAGAAAACATCTAAAGACTTTGGGAAAGTATTTAAGACTGTAACTAAAGTTATAGAGCAAAGAAAAGATAAAACTGTTACAGATGATGAGATAAACAAAGAGTTTAAAAGCGTCGAAAGAACCTGCAACTTGTCTGGCTATGGTAATACTAGCTGTAAGGCTGGCTATAAAGTTCAAGTCAAAGATAATCACACAGGGTTAGTAGGAGAGTTCTATATTGACAAAGATAAGCATACTTGGAGTGGTGGTGTCTATAATATAGACTTAGACTTGAATTTTGATAATATCATGGACGAAAAAGACGCAGGAAAAGACGAACAAAAAGAAACTTCAACATCTAATTCAGTATCAACAATGGGTACTGATTGGGGGCATGGTGTTACAGCTGATATGATAAACAAAGTGTTGAAGGGTAAGCTTGCAGGAAGAGGGGCAGAATATATAAAGTGGGGTAACGCTTATAAAGTAAACCCACTTCTAATAGCTCTAATACAGAGAAAAGAAACAGGTACAAACTTCAATTCAAGATTAGCTAGAGAATGCAACAACTTTGGTGGAATAACAGCAGACCCATTATACAAGAAGAAAAGCGGTAGATTTGTTATTTATCCAAGTATTGAAGTTGGGGTAGAAAGACACTTTAGGCTTGTATCAGTTAAGTATCTTCATGACTGGGGGAAAAGGTCAATTGACGCAATAATGGCTGTCTATGCTCCAGTTAGTGATGGGAATAATACTAGTGGTTATATAGCAGAAATGAAATCATGGTATCAGCAGTTTTCAGGCAGAGTATGGAACAACTCACTACTTGGCACAGGGGTAGCTAATGAACAAGAGGCACACAACAACATCACTGTATATAGTTCAACAAATAGTGGAAATGGTAGCTTGAGTTGGAATGGAATACAATTTGAAAATCCTAGACAGATGAGAATAGTTCAATTCGCCTATTCCATGATAGGAAAAGGTCGCTATACATGGGGAGGGCACGGCTCACCTTATAGGTCAGACTGTTCAGGGTTTGTACATTTTTGCTATGCAAGTGCAGGTATTAATATCGGCTGGACTACAGCAGACCAAAGGTATAATGGTCGTCAAATCCCACTTAACCAAATAAAACCAGGTGATTTTGTGGTAATGAGCAGTGCGGCGTCTGGAAGTGGTAGACACGTTGTATTGTATGTTGGTAATGGACAAATAATACACAATGGTGGACCGAGTGGTGCTCCGATTACAAAACGAAGCTTATATACAACAGGTTGGTACACAGTTAGGAGGTGTTGGTAA
- a CDS encoding tape measure protein — MGKLGEIGIKILGKAPALAVIAGIGFGLSKLVKSAYNGVKVWINDATQWTLQKIQNGLAMLKDKVIKVTIEGYNEYSDYKSRAKSIKKGMSYKEYDNLMQSTASDTRGSLKDTRAGVTKLMQMAPDTFGGDAKSAAKFYKTAMQSFRIGGTSSEEASSAMYQMNQGLASGALQGDELRSVRENAPLMAKMIEKELGMGIKKAGEQGLVTAEVVKRALENNAKEINEQYKNIPLNFKDMWVMAGSFMEANVFTPLYERMQGVFENPALQNFFKNLYSDAESFMKSFWELMDQTNFGGIDFSILWDSLGPIRDLFNDIFDSITNKSPGAVSSINDFGAFVNRTFEGMKPVIKLFVDVIKDVFNYLTEHPEVIKNVLTMLATVWGMEWEWMKIKLKIATDIIIPIIEAISGALKTVGEWINNIKKAWGDFCKFLSDHKPPAIDIGMDIGADIMGISRSGNSGYVRPPDGKGVNRAMGQARVPYDNFPANLHQGERVLSKREANEYDKKSSNNAGVVFNIFGLTVREQADIDLIADRFVKKMNLSLEGGV, encoded by the coding sequence ATGGGTAAGCTTGGCGAGATAGGTATTAAGATTCTTGGGAAAGCTCCTGCACTTGCTGTTATAGCAGGCATTGGTTTTGGTTTAAGCAAGCTGGTGAAATCAGCATATAACGGTGTAAAAGTGTGGATAAATGACGCTACCCAATGGACGTTACAAAAGATTCAAAATGGCTTAGCTATGCTTAAAGATAAGGTAATAAAAGTTACTATAGAAGGCTACAACGAGTATTCAGACTACAAGTCTAGAGCAAAAAGCATAAAAAAAGGCATGAGCTACAAAGAATACGATAATCTTATGCAATCAACAGCAAGCGACACAAGAGGTAGCTTGAAGGATACTAGAGCAGGAGTAACTAAGCTAATGCAAATGGCTCCTGACACTTTTGGTGGTGACGCTAAGAGTGCCGCAAAGTTCTACAAAACAGCTATGCAATCATTCAGAATAGGTGGAACAAGTTCAGAAGAAGCAAGTTCAGCAATGTATCAGATGAATCAAGGTTTAGCGTCTGGGGCATTACAGGGTGATGAATTGCGTTCAGTTCGTGAGAATGCACCACTTATGGCTAAAATGATAGAAAAAGAACTCGGCATGGGCATTAAAAAAGCTGGTGAACAAGGCTTGGTTACAGCAGAAGTTGTTAAAAGAGCATTAGAAAATAATGCTAAAGAAATAAACGAGCAATATAAAAATATTCCATTGAATTTCAAAGATATGTGGGTTATGGCAGGTTCATTTATGGAAGCTAACGTATTCACACCATTATACGAAAGAATGCAAGGGGTGTTTGAAAACCCTGCACTACAGAACTTCTTTAAAAATCTTTATTCTGACGCAGAAAGTTTTATGAAGAGTTTTTGGGAGTTGATGGATCAAACTAATTTTGGTGGTATTGATTTTAGTATACTTTGGGATTCACTAGGACCTATAAGAGATTTATTTAATGATATATTCGACTCAATTACTAATAAATCACCTGGTGCTGTAAGTTCGATAAATGACTTTGGAGCGTTTGTTAATAGAACATTTGAAGGCATGAAGCCAGTTATAAAGCTGTTTGTAGATGTTATTAAAGATGTGTTTAACTATTTGACAGAACATCCAGAGGTTATAAAGAACGTCTTAACAATGTTAGCAACTGTATGGGGCATGGAATGGGAATGGATGAAAATTAAGCTAAAGATAGCTACTGATATTATCATTCCAATAATTGAAGCTATATCAGGAGCTTTAAAAACAGTAGGTGAATGGATAAACAACATTAAGAAGGCTTGGGGTGATTTTTGCAAATTTCTTAGTGACCACAAACCACCAGCGATTGATATAGGCATGGATATAGGCGCTGATATCATGGGAATTAGTAGAAGTGGAAATAGTGGATATGTAAGACCACCTGATGGGAAAGGTGTTAATAGAGCAATGGGTCAAGCTAGAGTCCCATACGACAACTTCCCAGCGAACTTACATCAAGGTGAAAGAGTACTTAGTAAGCGTGAAGCTAATGAGTATGATAAAAAATCAAGCAATAATGCAGGAGTAGTGTTTAATATATTCGGACTAACTGTAAGAGAACAAGCAGATATTGACTTGATAGCAGATAGATTCGTCAAGAAAATGAATCTATCACTAGAAGGAGGTGTCTAA
- a CDS encoding putative phage tail protein: MIDLIELYPEHLKNPTIIEILRVLNVQLAEEEEGIENLIKEFNISTATNSLPLWAKFVGIEYNDEIDIEIMRSNILAGLMSNQVTTVKVIKEIAEKYSNGTCEVIENYADYSFIVRFTSTVGIPLKLDEIKKSIDRVKPAHLNYKFEFIYRTWGDIKKLGLTWGQWFALNRTFKELRERSDLL, encoded by the coding sequence ATGATAGATTTAATAGAGCTTTACCCTGAACACCTAAAAAATCCTACAATAATTGAAATACTAAGGGTTTTAAACGTTCAGTTAGCAGAAGAGGAAGAAGGCATAGAAAACTTAATAAAAGAGTTTAATATATCTACAGCAACAAATTCACTCCCACTATGGGCAAAGTTTGTTGGAATTGAATATAATGATGAAATAGACATAGAGATAATGCGTTCTAACATCTTAGCAGGGTTAATGAGTAACCAAGTTACAACAGTAAAGGTTATTAAAGAAATAGCTGAAAAGTACTCAAATGGTACTTGTGAGGTTATAGAAAACTATGCGGATTACTCATTTATCGTAAGGTTTACATCAACTGTTGGCATACCACTCAAGCTTGATGAAATTAAAAAATCAATTGATAGAGTAAAGCCTGCACATCTTAACTATAAATTTGAGTTCATTTATAGAACATGGGGAGATATTAAGAAGTTAGGACTTACTTGGGGGCAATGGTTTGCTCTTAATAGAACATTTAAAGAATTAAGAGAAAGGAGTGATTTATTATAG
- a CDS encoding LysM peptidoglycan-binding domain-containing protein, whose translation MGLIVNPTDIEVYLVHKHNRLNMIRFPVLPSEFGLNVNADISSEKIVKKGKVTFYNGKEPRSTTITGFFPSADATNEYIKVKGKDPYDYIRMIEEWALGGYSLRYIVTTTPINVPVVISHFEYKENDGSGDVYFLIELKEHEPLLIPTWQPPAPAVVNKPTTPPNKPRPAPAPAKKQRIHTVKRGEYLYLLGQKYYGNGKLYKRIKNDPTNLKNYPKLKYSNVIYVNWKLVIP comes from the coding sequence ATGGGACTTATAGTTAATCCTACTGATATAGAAGTCTATTTAGTGCATAAGCATAATAGACTGAATATGATACGTTTTCCTGTTCTTCCATCAGAATTCGGTTTGAATGTGAATGCAGATATATCTTCTGAAAAAATAGTAAAAAAAGGCAAAGTAACATTTTATAACGGGAAAGAGCCTAGAAGTACAACTATAACAGGCTTTTTCCCAAGTGCTGACGCAACGAACGAATATATCAAGGTGAAAGGCAAAGACCCTTACGACTATATAAGGATGATTGAAGAGTGGGCTTTAGGTGGCTATAGCTTGAGATATATAGTTACTACTACACCAATTAATGTTCCAGTTGTTATATCACACTTTGAATATAAGGAAAATGACGGAAGCGGAGACGTATACTTTTTAATAGAGTTGAAAGAACATGAACCTTTACTAATTCCTACTTGGCAACCACCTGCACCAGCTGTAGTGAATAAACCTACAACTCCACCAAATAAGCCTAGACCAGCACCTGCACCAGCTAAAAAACAAAGAATACATACTGTTAAGAGAGGTGAGTATTTATATTTGCTCGGTCAAAAATATTATGGAAATGGGAAACTTTATAAAAGAATCAAAAATGACCCAACGAATTTAAAAAATTATCCTAAATTAAAATATAGCAATGTTATTTATGTGAATTGGAAGTTGGTGATACCTTAA